The genomic segment GAGGGCGCATCATGTGGAAATGGATCGGCTGGGCAGGTCAATTGATTGGAGCGGCGCTGCTCGTCAGCTTCCTGAGCATCTGGACGACCGGATATATCGTAACGAGCTACGTGCAGACCGCGCTGGCGGATTACGGCATTGAGCTGGATGAGCAGCCGTTCGCGATGAGCGGCGTGTGGGGCAAGCTGTGGGGGGCGGATGCGGGGACGAATTCGGCCCAAGGGAAAACGGAGGCGCAATCTGGAGGCGACGGGGACCACCAAGCAGTCGGCACGTCCAAGCCGGAAGATACGCCCGACCCCGAAGCGGAAACGGGCCAGAACGAAGCTGACGCATCCAACGCGAGCACGCCTGATACGGATGCTGCGTCGGGGGGTAACGCAGCAACGCCGGACGGCAACGCGGGCGGCGTGCCTTCGCCGGAGCCGGGACCGGAGCCGAGCGGCTCGGTGACGAACGGGGAGGCGGCGGCTTCACCCGGCGATACGGACGGGGGTAGCCTGCAAGAAGACGGGGCGGTACCCGTGTGGAACGGGGAAAACGGCTCGTCGGCGGTCTCCGGGCTCACGGATGAGGAGAAGCAGCAGATCTACTCCGTCGTCGTCAGCAAGCTGACAAGCGATCAGCTGGCTCAACTGACGGGGCTGATCCGCAACGGACTGACTACCGAGGAAGTGCCTCAGCTGGAGGCGCTGTTAAAGCCTATTTTGAGCGACAAAGAATATGCCACGATGCTGGAAGCGCTAAAGGTTCCTGAGGCGCAGTAGTCTTTCAGATGAGAGAATTCTAAGCCCCGTTTCATTGATAGCCCGAAGGACGCTATGCTACAGTGTTGAAGATGTCGCTTTTTGCGGCGGCAATCTATCTTACATAGCGATCAAGGAGTTATCTATGAATAACGGCAGCAGAAGCAAGCGAATAGCGGGAGCTTTCAAGGGAGCGGCCGTCTGGATCAGGCGCCGGGCGGGACGCAAGACCGCGATCGCCATATGCGCGGCGGTCGTCGCGGCAGGCGGAGGCACGGTACTCGTCAAGCAGCATATCGAGGCGCATACATTGTCCTATTCGGAAGTATGGATCGGCGGCGAGCACGTCGGGGACGTCGGCGACCGAAGCGTCATCGAGCGCAGCGTCGCCGAAAAGGCGGCCGAGCTGGCCCGGGCGGGTGGCGAGGTTTTGTACAAGCTCGATGACGGGCAGGTTACTTACAAGGAGGCCGAAGCCTACGGCAAAAAGCTGGACGACGCGGCAGTCGCGGCTCTGGTCGGGGGCGCGCTTAAGACGCATCCGACCGGCGTCAAGCTAATGGTCGACGGTAAGGCAATCGCAGTCGTACGGGACAAAGAGACCGCGGAGCGAGTGCTTGACCGGGTCAAGGCGCACTATGCGCCAGCCCCCGCAGAAGCAGCCTCGAAGAACGCAAAGAAGCCGGCCGCCAAGGAAGTGCAGTCGCTGTCCTTCAGCGCGCAGGCTTCGGCAACCGGCGATGAGCTGCCTGCAGCAGGCAGCGGACTAGCTGCCCCGTCGGGCAAGGGGGCAGCACAAGCGCCTGCTGCGGATGACAGCGCGGCGTTCGAGGAGACGGTAGCGGTCACGGAGCCGACCGAGGTCGATGCCAATAAGATTGAGGATGACGAAGCGCTCGTCAAACGGCTGATCGCGGGACATACCGTGCAGCGCGTCTATACGGTAAAAGCCGGCGATTGTATCGGCTGCATCGCGGACGAGCAGCGGGTGTCCGAGGATCTCATTTATCAGAACAATCCTTGGATCGATGAAGATAAGATCAAGATCGGCGATCGGCTGAACCTGACCGTACAGGAGCCTCTGCTAAACGTCCGGTCCGAGGAGACGGTGACGCAAACGGAGACGATCGAAGCGCAGCTCGAGATTCGCAAGACGGATGAACTCAAAGCGGGCATATCGAAGATCGTCAGGCCGGGCTCGGACGGCAAGCGCATCGTTACCTACAAGCTGCTAAGGCGCAACGGGCTCGTCATTGAAGAAGAGCAGGTATCGACCGAAGTCGTGACGCCGGCACTCTCCACCGTCATGCTAAAGGGGACGAAGGTGACGCCGAGCGAAGGCTCGGGCAAGTTCGCCTGGCCTGTATCCGGGCACAAGATTACCAGCTACTACGGCAAGCGATGGGGCAGACTGCACAAGGGTCTCGATCTGGTTGGCAGCAGCAGCGTCAAGACCGCCGACAACGGCGTCGTCGAGCTCGCGGACGACAGCATGAGCGGTTACGGCAACGCCATCATCATTAATCATAACAACGGGTACAAAACCCTATACGGTCATCTGAGCAAGATTAACGTCAAAGTCGGCCAGGTCGTGGAGCAAGGCGAAGCCATCGGCGTGATGGGCAACACGGGCCATTCCTTCGGGACGCATCTGCACTTCGAAATCTACTTGAACGGCAAGCTTAAGAACCCGGCAGATTATTTGTAAACATTTACCCCTGCAAACGCCCTTCGAAACGCGCTTTCGGAGGGCGTTCTCTGTTGGGCAGAAACCTGGGGTATGTTAAAATAAGGCTAATCATAGCCGCCGGACGATTGAGATCCGAGGAAGCGGGACAGGGATACGGAGGCCAGCGCATGCCGGGCAAAATTCTGGTCGTGGACGACGAGCGGCCGATCGCCGATATATTGAAGTTTAACCTGGAGAAAGAGGGCTACGAGGTCATCTGCGCCTTTGACGGCGGAGAGGCCGTGCAGCTCGCTTTCGAGCACGACCCGGACTTGATCCTCCTCGACCTGATGCTGCCCGTCAAGGACGGGATGGACGTCTGCCGCGAGGTTCGCAGCCGGCTGTCGACGCCGATCATTATGCTGACGGCCAAGGATACCGAGCTGGACAAGGTGCTGGGCCTCGAGCTCGGCGCGGACGACTACGTCACCAAGCCGTTCGGCACGCGGGAACTGCTTGCGCGCGTCAAGGCGCATCTGCGTCGCCAGCGCAAGCTGGACGAGCCCCGCGGGGGCACCGAGCAGGAGGCGGAGCCGGAGCGGCAGGGGCTCAAGCTGTTCAATCTTTTTATCGATACGGATATGTACGTCGTTTACAAGAACGGCCAGCCGCTGGACCTGACGCATCGCGAGTTCGAGCTCGTGCACTATCTGGCGCGCAACAGCGGCAAGGTCATGACGCGGGAGCATCTGCTGCAGGCCGTGTGGGGCTTCGAGTACTTCGGCGACGTGCGGACGGTGGACGTGACGATCCGGCGGCTCAGAGAGAAGCTCGAGGACGATCCGAGCAAGCCTGAGCTGATCATGACCCGCAGAGGCCTCGGCTATCTGATGCGCAGTCCCAAGATGGCGGGCGGGTACGGGGGATGAAGCTGTTCGCGCCGCTGCGCACGATTCAAGCGAAGCTGATCATGATGGTGCTCTTGCTCATCCTTATCGCGGTGCAGCTGATCGGCGTTTACTTCATCAGCACGATGAAGAAATCGCTCATCGACAGCTTCACATCGGATATCAACAGGCAGGCGCAGCTGCTCGCCGTGATGCTGGGCTCGGGCGAATTCGCCAAGCAGGACGGCGAGGGCAATCGCTCCGATGAAGCCATCGAGTCGCTCAATCAGCTGGTGGGCAGTCTCTTCAGCCAGAACGGCACGGAGACCCAGGTGCTTGACGCGAGCGGACGCGTGCTCTCGACCTCGCTAGAATCGCACCAGAGCTATATTGGACGCAAAAACACGTCGCTCCTCGTAAGCCGCTCGCTTCAAGGCATCAGCGACAACACCGGCGAGTTGATCGAAGAGGATCATATCCGCAAAAAGGTTATCGCCAAGCCGAT from the Cohnella hashimotonis genome contains:
- the yycF gene encoding response regulator YycF; this translates as MPGKILVVDDERPIADILKFNLEKEGYEVICAFDGGEAVQLAFEHDPDLILLDLMLPVKDGMDVCREVRSRLSTPIIMLTAKDTELDKVLGLELGADDYVTKPFGTRELLARVKAHLRRQRKLDEPRGGTEQEAEPERQGLKLFNLFIDTDMYVVYKNGQPLDLTHREFELVHYLARNSGKVMTREHLLQAVWGFEYFGDVRTVDVTIRRLREKLEDDPSKPELIMTRRGLGYLMRSPKMAGGYGG
- a CDS encoding peptidoglycan DD-metalloendopeptidase family protein, whose translation is MNNGSRSKRIAGAFKGAAVWIRRRAGRKTAIAICAAVVAAGGGTVLVKQHIEAHTLSYSEVWIGGEHVGDVGDRSVIERSVAEKAAELARAGGEVLYKLDDGQVTYKEAEAYGKKLDDAAVAALVGGALKTHPTGVKLMVDGKAIAVVRDKETAERVLDRVKAHYAPAPAEAASKNAKKPAAKEVQSLSFSAQASATGDELPAAGSGLAAPSGKGAAQAPAADDSAAFEETVAVTEPTEVDANKIEDDEALVKRLIAGHTVQRVYTVKAGDCIGCIADEQRVSEDLIYQNNPWIDEDKIKIGDRLNLTVQEPLLNVRSEETVTQTETIEAQLEIRKTDELKAGISKIVRPGSDGKRIVTYKLLRRNGLVIEEEQVSTEVVTPALSTVMLKGTKVTPSEGSGKFAWPVSGHKITSYYGKRWGRLHKGLDLVGSSSVKTADNGVVELADDSMSGYGNAIIINHNNGYKTLYGHLSKINVKVGQVVEQGEAIGVMGNTGHSFGTHLHFEIYLNGKLKNPADYL